A region from the Bradyrhizobium erythrophlei genome encodes:
- a CDS encoding L,D-transpeptidase: MIRAFALLVAAVTLLAGAGQARAESQDSRDIMGFGPSFFGSGASPIPRTTVNFSSEYAPGTIIVNTAERRLYLVLPNGQALRYGIGVGRDGFRWGGVHRISAKKEWPSWTPPSQMLARRPDLPRHMAGGIDNPLGARAIYLGSTLYRIHGSNEPETIGQAVSSGCFRMTNDDVKDLYDRVSVGTTVVVKNN, from the coding sequence ATGATCCGGGCTTTTGCTTTGCTGGTTGCGGCGGTGACACTTTTGGCGGGCGCCGGCCAGGCCCGGGCCGAGAGCCAGGACTCGCGCGATATCATGGGTTTCGGGCCCAGTTTCTTCGGCTCCGGCGCCAGCCCGATCCCGCGCACGACCGTGAATTTCTCCAGCGAATATGCCCCCGGCACCATCATCGTGAACACCGCCGAACGGCGGCTGTACCTCGTGCTGCCCAACGGCCAGGCGCTGCGCTATGGCATCGGCGTCGGCCGCGACGGCTTCCGCTGGGGCGGGGTCCATCGCATCTCCGCCAAGAAGGAATGGCCGAGCTGGACGCCGCCCTCGCAGATGCTGGCGCGCCGCCCCGATCTGCCGCGCCACATGGCGGGCGGCATCGACAATCCGCTCGGCGCCCGCGCGATATATCTGGGCTCGACGCTCTATCGCATCCATGGTTCCAACGAGCCGGAAACGATCGGCCAGGCGGTTTCCTCCGGCTGCTTCCGCATGACCAATGACGACGTCAAGGATCTCTACGATCGCGTCTCCGTCGGCACCACTGTGGTCGTGAAGAACAACTAG
- a CDS encoding DUF2927 domain-containing protein — translation MSRPSQFPIFASALLAIAFDSAVWQPAASAEIPAIASRQHAEKKSFTDSEIAEGFFKTAFGAEYHLAGRVDRIRKYDTPVRVFADGNRSDRKAQLAKVVADIGQKVQHLDIAMADNGDSANVVVKLVRDRDLFRTITSFYGSERAREIRTSLDPQCLSGFRKNDNYQIEHSDVILTVDNGDFIFLDCAYEELLQSLGPINDTSSVPWTMFNDNVSMGFFDVYDQYILNVLYDPRIKAGMTVAEVNAVLPEVLADVRAWVRKTNNLGE, via the coding sequence ATGAGCCGCCCCTCACAGTTCCCGATCTTCGCGAGCGCTTTGCTGGCCATCGCGTTCGACAGCGCCGTCTGGCAACCGGCCGCGTCGGCCGAAATCCCTGCCATCGCCTCGCGCCAGCACGCCGAGAAGAAGAGCTTCACCGACAGCGAGATCGCGGAAGGGTTTTTCAAGACCGCGTTCGGCGCCGAATATCATCTCGCCGGCCGGGTCGACCGCATCCGCAAATACGACACGCCGGTACGGGTGTTCGCCGACGGCAACCGCTCCGATCGCAAGGCGCAGCTCGCCAAGGTCGTCGCCGACATCGGACAAAAGGTCCAGCATCTCGACATCGCCATGGCCGACAACGGCGACAGCGCCAATGTCGTGGTCAAGCTGGTGCGCGACCGCGATCTCTTTCGCACCATCACCAGCTTCTACGGCAGCGAACGCGCCAGAGAGATCAGGACCTCGCTCGACCCGCAGTGCCTGTCCGGCTTCCGCAAGAACGACAACTACCAGATCGAGCATTCCGACGTCATCCTCACCGTCGACAATGGCGATTTCATTTTCCTGGATTGCGCCTATGAGGAACTGCTGCAGTCGCTCGGCCCGATCAACGATACCTCCTCGGTGCCCTGGACCATGTTCAACGACAATGTGTCGATGGGATTTTTCGACGTCTACGACCAGTATATCCTGAACGTGCTGTACGACCCCCGCATCAAGGCCGGGATGACGGTCGCCGAAGTCAATGCAGTGCTGCCCGAGGTACTCGCCGATGTGCGGGCGTGGGTGAGGAAGACGAACAATCTGGGGGAGTAG
- a CDS encoding IS4 family transposase has translation MVAGKDICLRRLAKGVRAREVRFNRFLGNAKVTTERVIESWSEGTVAAVEGRHVLAIQDTSEINFATTAERRRGLGEIGHGNGRGVLLHPMLAADAENGSCLGLLSGQVWTRKGRRTVSHDLRGLSDKESQRWIATALAAKPLLAKAAMVTVLGDRESDIFALYASAAKQQFHVIARSMHDRKLADASGLYAASEAMAIIEQRAIVLPARAQRAERVALLDLRFGAVELARPQTKFLRHLPKSLSLTLVDVREAAPPVGIEPLHWRLLTTHPVATAEEAWRIVKWYKRRWLIEQFFRILKTQGFRLEDSQVATAERLLKLVAIAAKAAVIALQLVQARDGRDHQPVRIAFDAAEVATLAAFNRNLEAQSKRLRNPHPPDSLAWAAWIIGRLGGWDGYPSSKPPGPITMKHGLEYFHAATAGWSLRDVCMP, from the coding sequence ATGGTCGCGGGCAAGGATATCTGCCTGCGGCGGCTGGCGAAGGGTGTCCGGGCCCGGGAAGTACGGTTCAACCGATTTCTCGGCAATGCAAAGGTGACGACCGAACGGGTAATCGAAAGCTGGAGCGAGGGCACGGTAGCCGCAGTGGAAGGCCGCCATGTGCTGGCAATCCAAGACACCAGCGAAATCAATTTTGCCACGACTGCAGAACGCCGGCGCGGGCTCGGAGAGATCGGCCACGGCAATGGCCGCGGGGTATTGCTGCACCCGATGTTGGCAGCCGACGCCGAGAACGGCAGCTGTCTTGGCCTTTTGAGCGGTCAGGTGTGGACCCGCAAGGGGCGCCGCACCGTCTCACACGACCTGCGCGGCCTCTCGGACAAAGAATCGCAGCGCTGGATCGCTACGGCACTGGCAGCCAAACCGCTGCTGGCCAAGGCTGCCATGGTGACCGTACTTGGCGACCGCGAGAGCGACATCTTCGCTCTCTATGCCAGCGCAGCGAAACAGCAGTTCCATGTGATTGCTCGCAGCATGCACGATCGCAAGCTGGCGGATGCTTCCGGCCTGTATGCGGCCAGCGAGGCCATGGCCATCATCGAACAGCGTGCCATCGTGCTGCCTGCGCGGGCGCAGCGGGCTGAACGGGTCGCGCTGCTCGACCTGCGCTTCGGCGCGGTGGAACTGGCCAGACCGCAAACCAAGTTCCTGCGCCATTTGCCGAAAAGCCTGTCGCTGACCCTGGTCGATGTGCGGGAGGCCGCCCCTCCCGTCGGGATCGAGCCATTGCACTGGCGACTGCTCACGACGCATCCGGTGGCGACTGCAGAAGAGGCTTGGCGCATCGTCAAATGGTACAAACGGCGCTGGCTGATCGAGCAATTCTTCCGCATTCTCAAGACGCAAGGCTTCAGACTCGAAGACAGCCAGGTCGCAACCGCCGAACGACTTCTTAAGCTGGTTGCTATCGCAGCCAAGGCGGCGGTCATCGCTCTCCAACTCGTGCAGGCCCGGGATGGCCGTGACCATCAGCCCGTTCGGATTGCTTTCGATGCCGCTGAAGTCGCAACGCTCGCCGCCTTCAATCGCAATCTCGAAGCCCAGAGCAAACGGCTCAGAAATCCGCATCCGCCCGACAGCCTCGCCTGGGCTGCCTGGATCATCGGTCGGCTTGGCGGCTGGGATGGCTACCCATCGTCCAAACCACCCGGTCCAATCACCATGAAGCACGGCCTCGAATACTTCCACGCCGCCACCGCAGGATGGAGCCTCAGAGATGTGTGCATGCCCTAG
- a CDS encoding SH3 domain-containing protein: MKLRGLFIAAAVLLMPTAALAAPGIVTTTVNLRAGPGEGFPTVDRIPGGARVNIHGCLRGAAWCDVSSSDDRGWVSSQYLEYLYSNRYVYLPDYVDEIDVPVVPFVLTSYWSSYYAGRPWYHRRAYWSGYWQSHERFATRLTIDRSAARIGRAAAARDTALPEAKARVGVEERSRARVEERTRAGATERVTREKDIATRSAREGHERAAAQTRENARAAVREQPMARARTQTPPIMARGHDEPRAAPPRIERATPHMTQPNAARGGGGPPMNARAQMPAPAAPRAAAPAMPQGGGAPHINAAPRGGGGPGGGGGHGQDKRQ; this comes from the coding sequence ATGAAACTGAGAGGATTGTTTATCGCAGCAGCCGTGCTGCTGATGCCGACCGCCGCACTGGCGGCGCCGGGCATCGTCACCACCACGGTCAACCTGAGGGCAGGGCCCGGTGAAGGCTTTCCAACGGTCGACCGCATTCCCGGCGGCGCCCGTGTCAACATCCATGGGTGTCTCAGAGGCGCCGCCTGGTGCGATGTGAGCTCGTCGGATGATCGTGGCTGGGTGTCGTCGCAATATCTCGAATATCTCTACAGCAATCGCTACGTCTATCTGCCCGACTATGTCGACGAGATCGACGTTCCCGTCGTGCCGTTCGTGCTGACCTCGTACTGGTCGAGCTACTATGCGGGACGTCCCTGGTATCACCGCCGCGCCTACTGGAGCGGCTACTGGCAATCGCATGAGCGTTTCGCGACGCGGTTGACGATCGACCGCTCGGCGGCCCGGATCGGCCGCGCGGCGGCAGCGCGCGACACTGCGCTCCCCGAGGCAAAGGCGCGTGTCGGTGTCGAGGAGAGGTCGCGTGCCCGTGTCGAGGAACGGACGCGCGCCGGTGCGACGGAACGCGTGACGCGGGAGAAAGACATTGCTACGCGTAGCGCGCGCGAAGGGCACGAGCGCGCGGCCGCGCAGACGCGCGAGAACGCAAGAGCGGCCGTGCGCGAGCAGCCGATGGCCCGCGCCCGCACGCAGACGCCGCCGATCATGGCCCGCGGTCATGACGAACCGCGTGCGGCTCCGCCGCGGATCGAGCGCGCCACGCCCCACATGACGCAGCCCAATGCGGCGCGCGGCGGCGGTGGCCCGCCGATGAACGCACGCGCGCAGATGCCGGCCCCGGCCGCCCCGCGCGCAGCAGCGCCCGCGATGCCGCAGGGCGGCGGCGCACCGCACATCAACGCCGCACCGCGCGGTGGCGGTGGACCGGGCGGTGGCGGAGGCCACGGTCAGGACAAGCGCCAATGA
- a CDS encoding MFS transporter, translating into MAMAITRETLSASDHSAQLRKAVIASTIGTAIEWYDFFLYGTAAGLVFGKLYFPNEEPLTATLAAFGTYFIGFVGRPIGAAIFGHYGDRIGRKATLIATLLFMGIATFLVAFVPTYASIGIWGAVILTVLRMIQGIGVGGEWGGSVLLAMEWARTHGHRGLVASWPQFGVPCGLFLSNLAVLAFSQWSGDQFYTWGWRIPFALSIILVGVGLWIRLGILETPVFQGLLDNKKIEKAPIIEVFKKHPKEIILSALLRVSEQAPFYIFTAFIFAYAVGTLHMSRNLILSAVLVASCVSFVTIPLSGHISDRIGRRKMYLIGAATVGLFGFLYFGMVDTAIPSVVFIAIVLSLIPHDMQYGPQAALIAEAFTPRLRYSGASLGYQLASVIAGGPAPIIATALFATYQSGYAISVYIAACAVVSLVAASFMPDYTGQDISMEYDD; encoded by the coding sequence ATGGCTATGGCAATCACACGCGAGACGCTGTCCGCATCCGATCATAGCGCGCAATTGCGCAAGGCGGTCATCGCATCCACCATCGGCACCGCCATCGAGTGGTACGATTTTTTCCTCTATGGCACTGCCGCCGGGCTTGTTTTCGGCAAGCTCTACTTCCCCAACGAAGAGCCGCTAACGGCGACGCTCGCCGCCTTTGGCACCTATTTCATCGGCTTCGTCGGCCGTCCGATCGGTGCCGCAATATTTGGCCACTACGGCGATCGCATCGGCCGCAAGGCGACCCTGATCGCGACGCTTCTGTTCATGGGTATCGCGACCTTCCTCGTCGCATTCGTGCCTACTTACGCGTCAATCGGCATCTGGGGTGCGGTCATCCTCACGGTGTTGCGGATGATTCAGGGTATCGGCGTTGGCGGCGAGTGGGGCGGATCGGTGCTGCTCGCCATGGAGTGGGCGCGCACCCATGGTCACCGCGGTCTGGTGGCCTCCTGGCCGCAATTCGGCGTGCCGTGTGGCCTGTTTCTGTCAAACCTGGCCGTCCTCGCATTCAGCCAATGGTCAGGTGACCAGTTCTACACTTGGGGCTGGCGAATTCCTTTCGCGCTCTCGATCATTCTCGTTGGCGTCGGACTATGGATTCGCCTTGGCATCCTTGAGACGCCGGTGTTCCAAGGGCTCCTGGACAACAAGAAGATCGAGAAGGCCCCCATCATCGAGGTCTTCAAGAAGCATCCGAAGGAGATCATTCTGTCGGCATTGCTACGGGTGTCCGAGCAGGCGCCGTTCTATATCTTTACTGCATTCATCTTCGCCTACGCGGTCGGCACCTTGCACATGTCGCGCAATCTGATCCTGAGCGCAGTGCTGGTTGCTTCTTGCGTCTCGTTCGTCACCATCCCGCTGTCGGGCCACATCTCCGACCGCATCGGGCGTCGGAAGATGTATCTGATCGGTGCGGCGACGGTGGGCCTGTTCGGCTTCCTGTATTTTGGAATGGTGGACACCGCAATTCCATCGGTGGTGTTCATTGCGATCGTGCTGTCGCTGATCCCGCATGACATGCAATATGGACCACAGGCGGCTTTGATCGCAGAGGCCTTTACGCCGCGGCTCCGCTACAGCGGCGCCTCGCTGGGGTATCAACTCGCGTCCGTCATCGCTGGCGGTCCGGCGCCCATTATTGCGACGGCCCTGTTCGCGACCTATCAATCCGGCTACGCGATTTCCGTCTACATCGCCGCTTGCGCGGTCGTAAGCCTTGTGGCGGCGTCGTTCATGCCTGACTACACTGGACAGGACATCTCGATGGAGTATGACGACTGA
- a CDS encoding DUF1772 domain-containing protein: protein MLAGQLALIVAALFAGAAVYVSVAEQPARLSLDDRALLTQWKLAYKRGTAMQAPLAIIGFLLGLAAWWQTGHWAWLLGAAILIANWPYTLLGIMPTNKILMATEPASAGPDSRALIEKWAVLHAGRTVLGFAAMLTFLRASMN from the coding sequence ATGCTTGCAGGGCAACTCGCGCTGATCGTCGCCGCGCTTTTCGCCGGAGCGGCAGTCTATGTCAGTGTCGCCGAACAGCCCGCACGTTTGAGCCTCGACGATCGCGCGCTCCTCACCCAATGGAAGCTAGCCTACAAACGCGGGACCGCTATGCAGGCTCCGCTGGCCATCATCGGTTTCCTGTTGGGTCTAGCGGCATGGTGGCAGACCGGCCACTGGGCGTGGCTGCTTGGCGCCGCGATCCTTATTGCCAACTGGCCTTACACGCTCCTTGGCATCATGCCGACGAACAAAATACTCATGGCAACCGAACCAGCGAGCGCTGGGCCGGACAGCCGCGCCTTGATCGAGAAATGGGCCGTGCTGCATGCCGGTCGCACGGTGCTCGGTTTCGCCGCCATGCTGACCTTTCTCCGGGCATCGATGAACTGA
- a CDS encoding carboxymuconolactone decarboxylase family protein: MERFPIYTIESAPEQSKPALQSLKAAFGMVPNIAGAMATSPVLINSLVGLFQRVHGGSFTEAQIQTLLLTNAVTNACSWAVAFHTALALKEGLDSADVSAIREGRAPKDRRYAALSALARSLIEKRGRLDDRDIDQFTDAGFGKDLVLEVIAVVAASTITNYTGSVTKPALDAPFQAYTWNNYLE; this comes from the coding sequence ATGGAACGCTTTCCCATCTATACGATCGAATCGGCGCCCGAGCAGTCAAAGCCTGCGCTACAAAGTCTGAAGGCTGCATTTGGCATGGTTCCGAACATCGCTGGTGCGATGGCAACGTCCCCCGTCCTGATCAATAGCCTGGTGGGTCTCTTCCAGCGGGTTCACGGCGGTAGTTTCACGGAAGCGCAGATTCAAACCCTTCTTCTCACCAACGCTGTAACAAATGCCTGCTCCTGGGCGGTCGCGTTCCATACGGCGCTCGCGCTTAAGGAAGGACTTGATTCGGCAGACGTGAGCGCTATTCGCGAGGGTCGCGCGCCTAAAGACCGCCGGTATGCGGCGCTCTCGGCCCTGGCGAGGAGCTTGATTGAGAAGCGCGGACGACTCGACGATCGGGATATTGACCAATTCACCGACGCCGGATTCGGGAAAGATCTCGTGCTTGAAGTCATCGCGGTCGTTGCCGCCTCCACCATAACGAACTACACGGGCAGCGTCACAAAGCCGGCGTTAGACGCTCCGTTCCAGGCCTATACTTGGAATAATTACTTGGAATAA
- a CDS encoding helix-turn-helix domain-containing protein — MKSPNLRKTTSELGVLLRHWRDVRGKSQLDLSLDTGVSQKQISFVESGRSAPSRSTLTAIAQALDIPLRDRNTLLLASGYAPIFSDSPWDSIEMKSVTDALKRILRQHEPFPALVMDRYWNVLMTNECTPRFFNCFIDMAFRKGPRNMLHLMFDPNGMRPFIANWEDVAKSLFERVYRESIGRVVDEKTKELLAALLAYPDVNSEWKNPVAFSFMPVIPLSFIKDDQLLNYFSMVTTVGTPQTVAAQELRIECMFPADETTETRHNELMRAALA; from the coding sequence ATGAAATCGCCGAATCTCCGAAAGACGACCAGCGAACTTGGCGTATTATTGCGTCATTGGCGCGATGTACGCGGGAAGAGCCAGCTCGATTTGTCACTCGACACCGGCGTGTCCCAAAAGCAAATCAGCTTCGTCGAGAGTGGACGGAGCGCTCCGAGCCGCTCGACGCTGACGGCGATTGCTCAGGCTCTCGATATTCCGTTGCGAGATCGGAATACCCTGCTACTGGCGTCCGGCTATGCTCCAATTTTCTCCGATAGTCCCTGGGACTCTATTGAAATGAAAAGCGTAACGGACGCTCTGAAGCGCATCCTGCGGCAGCACGAACCGTTTCCTGCATTGGTGATGGACCGATACTGGAACGTGCTCATGACCAATGAATGCACGCCTCGCTTCTTCAATTGTTTCATCGACATGGCTTTTCGCAAAGGGCCGCGAAACATGCTGCATCTGATGTTTGATCCCAACGGAATGCGTCCCTTCATCGCCAATTGGGAGGACGTTGCGAAGAGCTTGTTCGAACGTGTTTATCGGGAATCGATCGGTCGCGTCGTGGACGAGAAGACCAAAGAACTGCTCGCGGCATTGCTCGCTTATCCCGATGTGAATAGCGAGTGGAAGAACCCTGTGGCTTTCAGCTTCATGCCTGTGATCCCCTTGAGCTTTATCAAGGACGATCAATTGCTGAACTACTTCTCAATGGTAACGACTGTGGGTACCCCGCAGACGGTCGCGGCCCAGGAACTGCGTATCGAATGCATGTTCCCGGCGGACGAGACGACCGAGACCCGTCACAATGAATTAATGAGGGCTGCTCTGGCATAG
- a CDS encoding SAM-dependent methyltransferase, producing MDIVLAFQLVVAIVIALFVAYNVFHYALFLLVTQPKDASKIGHELNQFEQRQLIEWTPQPSDFLKHDDEKRTYDDVFGTYRDEQANYSTCVFPRVAFSRPYDAEYVLLAPKDGMRLLDLGCGSGAAAYYLASRRDIKIVCVTNSSVQADMCRRKFTELGGRGQVIVTDFDSLDLPSGSFDAIYALESIGYTKNLDAWLERCWRMLKPGGSLLIRSPGSLDHCRRKEDYLSVTVFFDNWRYNFVGANLLVYKMRRLGFDPIRYRRLPFWAWGLTWNFIQHLVLWKYRLKMRTFVELERIIWRTSKVFVFGNPYNTVLATKPEAASCSRQDERNIVIILSDRSREIIRLFEELHRKRHGTARGPEKAAR from the coding sequence TTGGACATTGTTCTGGCGTTTCAGTTGGTCGTGGCGATCGTCATCGCGTTGTTCGTAGCGTACAACGTTTTTCATTACGCCCTTTTTCTCCTGGTGACTCAACCCAAGGACGCGAGCAAGATCGGCCACGAGTTGAATCAATTTGAGCAGCGTCAACTGATCGAGTGGACACCGCAGCCGAGCGACTTTCTCAAGCACGACGACGAGAAGCGTACATATGATGACGTGTTCGGCACGTATCGCGACGAGCAAGCGAACTACAGCACGTGCGTTTTCCCCCGCGTCGCATTTTCGCGTCCCTACGATGCCGAATACGTTCTTCTGGCGCCGAAGGACGGGATGCGGCTGTTGGATCTCGGGTGCGGATCTGGCGCGGCGGCCTACTACCTCGCCAGCCGGCGAGATATCAAAATTGTGTGCGTGACCAATTCATCCGTGCAAGCGGACATGTGCCGCCGGAAATTTACAGAACTGGGTGGGCGTGGACAGGTGATCGTCACCGACTTCGACAGCCTCGATCTGCCGAGTGGAAGTTTTGACGCCATCTATGCGCTAGAATCGATCGGCTACACCAAAAACTTGGACGCTTGGCTGGAGCGCTGCTGGCGGATGCTCAAGCCGGGAGGAAGCCTGTTAATCCGTTCACCGGGGTCGTTGGATCATTGTCGGCGTAAAGAGGATTACCTGAGCGTCACCGTCTTCTTCGACAACTGGCGCTACAATTTTGTTGGCGCTAATCTTCTCGTCTACAAGATGCGCCGACTCGGCTTCGACCCGATCCGTTATCGGCGACTGCCATTCTGGGCCTGGGGCCTCACGTGGAACTTCATTCAACACTTGGTGTTGTGGAAGTATCGGCTAAAGATGCGCACATTCGTGGAATTGGAACGGATCATTTGGCGCACTTCGAAGGTATTTGTTTTCGGCAACCCGTACAACACGGTGCTGGCTACCAAGCCTGAGGCAGCATCTTGTTCCCGGCAGGACGAACGCAACATAGTTATTATCCTATCAGATCGCTCGCGTGAGATTATCCGCCTGTTTGAAGAGCTACACCGGAAACGCCACGGCACCGCGCGAGGTCCGGAGAAGGCCGCTCGGTAG